The Desulfohalovibrio reitneri genome contains a region encoding:
- a CDS encoding monovalent cation/H+ antiporter subunit D family protein — protein sequence MQTTTSILPLLALLAPLVAVPGILSARGPNIREAWSFTAAALLFGLVLSLLPQVLDGATPTVLLAPVIPGAPLALRVDAAGMLFALVASSLWIVTTAYAIGYTRSLNKKSQTRFYTFFALSIFAAIGVAFSANLLTMYLFYELLSFSTYPLVTHGQDEEAKKSGRKYLTYIVGTSIGLALPAVIATHVLSGSLGFGEGSMLAGHVSSGVGAVLLVMFLFGFAKAALMPVHGWLPAAMVAPTPVSALLHAVAVVKAGAFCIVRVVTEVFGVDLLATLGLGGIITALAAVTMLVASLIALSQDGLKRRLAFSTIGQLAYIAMGVGMLTPMGVTGGVLHIAMHAFGKITLFFCAGAIYVATGEKYISRMGGIGRRMPWTMLAFFIGSLSIIGVPPTGGFLSKWHLLLGTLQGEHWVLLGVLLLSSLLNAMYFLPIVYRAWFVPENEANFGKPVQEAPSWCLVPPLITAALSIAVFLHPTPLVDLARMVAGL from the coding sequence ATGCAGACCACTACATCCATACTCCCACTGCTGGCCCTGCTCGCCCCCCTGGTGGCCGTCCCCGGCATTCTCTCCGCCAGGGGGCCGAACATCCGCGAGGCCTGGAGCTTCACCGCGGCCGCCCTGCTGTTCGGCCTGGTGCTCTCCCTTCTCCCCCAGGTGCTCGACGGCGCCACCCCCACGGTGCTCCTGGCCCCGGTCATTCCAGGCGCCCCCCTGGCCCTGCGGGTGGACGCCGCCGGGATGCTCTTCGCCCTGGTGGCCTCCTCGCTGTGGATCGTCACCACGGCCTACGCCATCGGCTATACGCGAAGCCTGAACAAGAAGTCGCAGACACGCTTCTACACCTTCTTCGCGTTGTCCATCTTCGCGGCCATCGGCGTGGCCTTCTCGGCCAACCTGCTGACCATGTACCTCTTCTACGAGCTGCTCTCCTTCTCCACCTACCCCCTGGTCACCCACGGCCAGGACGAAGAGGCCAAGAAGTCCGGGCGCAAGTACCTGACCTACATCGTCGGCACCTCCATCGGCCTGGCCCTGCCCGCGGTCATCGCCACCCACGTCCTCTCCGGGAGCCTGGGCTTCGGCGAGGGCTCCATGCTGGCCGGCCACGTGAGCTCCGGCGTGGGGGCCGTGCTGCTGGTGATGTTCCTCTTCGGCTTCGCCAAGGCGGCGCTGATGCCGGTGCACGGCTGGCTGCCCGCGGCCATGGTCGCTCCCACCCCGGTCAGCGCGCTACTGCACGCCGTGGCCGTGGTCAAGGCGGGCGCCTTCTGCATCGTCAGGGTGGTCACAGAGGTCTTCGGCGTGGACCTGCTGGCCACGCTGGGCCTGGGGGGCATCATCACCGCCCTGGCCGCCGTGACCATGCTCGTGGCCTCGCTGATCGCCCTCAGCCAGGACGGCCTGAAACGCAGGCTGGCCTTCTCCACCATCGGCCAACTGGCCTACATCGCCATGGGTGTGGGCATGCTCACGCCCATGGGCGTCACCGGCGGGGTGCTGCACATCGCCATGCACGCCTTCGGCAAAATCACCCTCTTCTTCTGCGCGGGGGCCATCTACGTGGCCACCGGGGAGAAGTACATCAGCCGCATGGGCGGTATCGGGCGGCGCATGCCGTGGACCATGCTGGCCTTCTTCATAGGCTCCCTGTCCATCATCGGCGTCCCGCCCACGGGCGGCTTCCTCAGCAAGTGGCATCTGCTGCTGGGCACCCTCCAGGGCGAGCACTGGGTGCTTCTTGGCGTGTTGCTGCTCAGCTCGCTGCTCAACGCCATGTACTTCCTGCCCATCGTCTACAGGGCGTGGTTCGTGCCCGAGAACGAGGC